The following are encoded in a window of Psilocybe cubensis strain MGC-MH-2018 chromosome 4, whole genome shotgun sequence genomic DNA:
- a CDS encoding Protein RNA-directed DNA methylation 3, with protein sequence MKRRSNVRKNVAQFLDVEAGVDDGEEADSGEEESEQELDNEFLDEQEVDGVDVHPRSLDEYAQMNDEALEALLLRSKERSLAESNRRKSNCVDAADDIFSPSFLPVLTEADFPLWKVTCRVGREELAIASLLLNAQDKHKIRSAFSVERMKGCIFLETLWNPNTVDLLKKTPGVLVTKRGVQQSLVLPDDYREILRGQGKISPPKRGSWVTVSKGRLVRLLMLPRLPLPGASRVTKRRKTDHSGDSVLWSKTQWTEWLNSQGRSHQVVEHTEHCWQIGNTLFEHGLMIQDIGQDSIDVVVEEMPFRYFRLFQQSTHSSLDSSYMLRPTEWKFEPGEAILAASIEGSQSREASVVAIHPYYLEVAYTTHDSHNIADTSLSGENQGVEGWLIAKTNEAVVIGLFDSDLLTIPSLQVLDNIQTIEAPINWVHVSKAPFQHRMKENKKKKVEIPSEARHFWCDTEVLISKQHHPMKTRRGKVVDVSPSADSIQNMRVLVELLDYHAACPFQKILLNYGDVVDARTLLPLGDRHAFDGMPTLLNNPDRSVDTLSQSAERSGTPIPTSPIADGQWDPSAPLPHNPQSSMSPSEYSHPSHVLFKEMLVGQKVAVYIKGGSFKDSKRHYFVTIARDERNHFTLLLLRQKRPSMTLQPEWVTPKHPSGTHTNDLLFVVDGENQHQFVRRIAQRDLVNQSPILLVNPVMRREGQSDILCGVPFEVESTATIPPPGPSAAARQILNDIKKDDLIVSCIKALEISFDLSRLAPRRSRAYILVMVLISTFLLAVSEVAERSEGRRYTLESFNFLQRATREARQAVAMDVAQHCDQTRVDVPTPESNTFPVLSNRNDSHFQYQLLNLAMTCDTVFGLTRAANALHNLLLENSGILEERIITCSRSMVEEAAEFADNDVFELATILAAIPSVNFHLNMDLIQDAARAVYVAAGLRRDLDEALKICSLALTKKE encoded by the exons ATGAAGCGG CGTTCCAATGTCCGGAAAAATGTCGCTCAATTTCTGGATGTAGAAGCGGGAGTTGACGATGGCGAGGAGGCGGACTCCGGCGAGGAAGAGTCTGAACAAGAACTAGACA ACGAGTTTCTCGATGAACAGGAAGTCGACGGAGTAGACGTCCACCCTCGGTCGCTGGATGAATATGCTCAAATGAACGACGAAGCTCTAGAGGCGTTACTACTGCGATCCAAGGAAAGAAGCCTTGCGGAATCAAACCGACGAAAATCAAACTGTGTAGACGCAGCAGATGATATATTTTCTCCCAGTTTTTTGCCTGTATTAACTGAAGCGGATTTTCCCCTGTGGAAGGTGACTTGTCGC GTTGGCAGGGAAGAATTGGCTATTGCATCTTTACTATTAAATGCTCAGGACAAGCACAAAATTCGATCTGCTTTTTCTGTTGAGAGGATGAAGGGATGTATATTTTTGGAAACACTTTGGAATCCCAATACCGTCGATCTGTTGAAGAAGACTCCGGGCGTTTTGGTAACAAAGCGAGGCGTACAACAATCATTAGTTTTGCCTGACGATTACCGAGAAATACTTCGGGGACAAGGCAAAATCTCACCCCCAAAACGTGGATCCTGGGTCACCGTCTCAAAAG GGAGGCTTGTACGCCTGTTAAtgcttcctcgtcttccctTACCCGGTGCAAGCAGGGTCACCAAAAGAAGGAAGACAGACCATTCTGGAGATTCTGTTCTTTGGTCGAAGACGCAATGGACGGAGTGGTTGAATTCTCAAGGGCGCTCCCATCAGGTCGTAGAGCATACGGAACACTGCTGGCAAATAGGGAATACTCTTTTCGAACATGGACTGATGATTCAGGACATTGGACAGGATTCTATcgatgtcgtcgtcgaggaAATGCCCTTTCGTTACTTCCGGCTTTTTCAACAATCTACGCACAGCTCCCTGGACTCCTCATACATGCTACGTCCCACCGAGTGGAAATTTGAACCTGGAGAGGCCATTCTGGCGGCAAGTATTGAAGGATCGCAATCTAGAGAAGCCTCTGTAGTCGCTATCCATCCGTACTATTTAGAGGTGGCATACACAACCCATGATTCGCATAATATCGCAGATACCTCGCTG AGCGGGGAAAATCAGGGCGTTGAAGGTTGGCTAATTGCGAAAACAAATGAGGCGGTCGTGATAGGACTTTTCGACTCGGACCTTCTGACAATCCCAAGTTTGCAAGTCTTGGACAATATACAG ACAATAGAAGCGCCTATAAACTGGGTGCATGTTTCAAAAGCTCCTTTTCAACATCGgatgaaagaaaacaagaaaaagaaagttgAAATCCCTTCTGAGGCTCGTCATTTTTGGTGTGATACAGAagttttgatatcaaaacaGCATCATCCTATGAAAACTCGCCGAGGCAAAGTGGTGGACGTTTCGCCTTCCGCTGATTCTATACAAAACATGAGAGTGCTAGTAGAGCTATTAGACTACCACGCAGCCTGTCCTTTTCAAAAAATCCTTTTAAATTACGGCGACGTTGTTGACGCAAG GACGCTTTTGCCTCTTGGAGATCGACATGCCTTTGATGGGATGCCTACCCTTCTTAATAACCCTGACAGATCTGTCGACACTCTATCACAGTCTGCTGAACGATCTGGTACCCCTATTCCAACCAGCCCAATCGCCGACGGGCAATGGGATCCTTCAGCACCGTTACCCCACAATCCTCAATCCTCAATGTCGCCCTCGGAATACTCTCATCCCTCCCACGTTCTATTCAAAGAAATGCTGGTGGGACAGAAAGTCGCCGTCTATATCAAAGGGGGTTCATTCAAAGATTCCAAACGACATTACTTCGTAACTATCGCTCGAGACGAAAGAAACCATTTCACATTGCTTTTGCTGCGCCAAAAAAGGCCTTCAATGACTCTACAGCCAGAATGGGTTACGCCAAAGCATCCCAGCGGGACTCACACTAACGACCTGCTGTttgttgttgatggagaGAACCAACACCAATTTGTTCGCCGGATCGCTCAGCGAGACTTAGTGAACCAATCCCCTATCCTTTTAGTCAATCCGGTAATGAGGAGGGAAGGGCAATCCGATATTTTATGCGGGGTTCCTTTTGAGGTAGAATCTACTGC GACCATCCCACCGCCTGGACCTTCAGCTGCCGCCCGCCAGATCCTCAATGACATAAAAAAAGATGACCTGATTGTTTCTTGTATCAAGGCCCTTGAGATTTCTTTTGACCTCTCAAGGCTTGCACCACGTCGCAGCCGGGCATATATTTTGGTCATGGTTCT AATTTCAACATTCCTTCTGGCTGTATCAGAGGTGGCTGAGAGGTCTGAAGGTCGGCGCTATACCCTGGAATCTTTCAATTTTCTCCAACGTGCAACCCGTGAAGCTCGACAAGCAG TTGCTATGGATGTGGCTCAACATTGCGACCAAACTCGCGTCGATGTCCCAACACCTGAGTCAAACACCTTTCCCGTCCTCTCAAATCGTAATGATTCCCACTTCCAATATCAGTTACTCAATCTGGCAATGACCTGCGATACGGTTTTTGGTCTTACCAGGGCGGCAAATGCGCTCCACAACCTCTTGTTGGAGAACTCTGGGATTCTCGAAGAACGTATTATAACTTGCAGTCGATCCATGGTCGAAGAAGCGGCTGAATTCGCGGATAACGACGTT TTTGAACTTGCCACTATCCTTGCTGCTATCCCCTCGGTCAACTTTCATTTGAATATGGATCTAATTCAAGATGCAGCACGTGCCGTCTATGTCGCAGCTGGTCTACGCCGAGACCTAGAT GAAGCGTTGAAAATATGCAGCTtggccttgacaaaaaaaGAGTGA
- a CDS encoding Autophagy-related protein 18h — protein MVRPQGVVRVRDDGIVWARWDVLNDRRVLVVAYPSALQIWDTYDLKAIREVVRLRFDASAPSGTQTQWSALFALGREPMGTVKGQVAGHGVGGRIGSGRDGFTIRVAHAVILPATSRRAKAATRDKDVFEDERPLLGVLLEAEAAEEDGNAGVESVTEVVFVVYSLRTHRVVKHVPLSGVPDFGSRAGTFDVSKDFVVLSTKSPPTLHILSSATFRRLHTIHSTSLEAFTRPPRLPPPTPHGSEMNVDVAGINTATGGPPSVHADAATGKSRTGAFSSGLSLSIASNALYAPGSRSSTPASVNPSGNAEQADGSASVPVVYPSPVFALSGRLLAYASPVPGRSTGASGGDAGSMSPGGVGGVGSSPSPSSFLGVGTGITSGISKASRRLSSSSSASVHSNAPSSASSSSAPFGLSAISGIGASIPRTQAEVGHAALRVGESVVSGMRFLGGMAVDAARSRVGAGVGGGVPVRQGTPVGAGRAGGSVSGGGNGRYISRSAPDNAEDVDDSAAAQALRERRYSANAPAAVGSVPSFSSYVSSHAVAPHTTGVVEHGHYVTVLDLAPLLDSNSSGVDGSGLDLESTVKNIHDVDVVYNDELVDDMRPIRTPMKIDEFNASRSQPVAGLCFAQDGTSVGVITRDGHRVKVFRLRPVPSVVRLGERNTSSELVEETGLQETPHGPRAAQVYDLYRGRTSAVVEGVYWAKDGRWVAVGTRNRTVHVFATNPYGGETDLRSHMEGRVRNVDVIPLVMLLDPPYTTVPPSIK, from the exons ATGGTCCGACCCCAAGGTGTGGTGCGTGTGCGAGACGACGGGATTGTGTGGGCGAGGTGGGATGTGCTCAACGATCG ACGGGTCCTCGTAGTCGCCTATCCGTCGGCCCTGCAGATATGGGATACGTATGATCTGAAAGCTATTAGGGAGGTCGTACGGCTGCGATTCGATGCTTCTGCTCCTTCTGGCACGCAGACGCAGTGGAGTGCGCTTTTCGCTCTTGGTAGGGAACCGATGGGTACAGTAAAGGGCCAGGTTGCCGGTCATGGTGTCGGTGGTAGGATAGGGTCGGGAAGAGACGGTTTTACGATCCGCGTTGCACATGCGGTTATCCTTCCTGCTACCAGCCGGCGAGCGAAGGCTGCGACGCGCGACAAGGACGTGTTTGAGGATGAGAGGCCATTGCTTGGTGTGTTACTTGAAGCGGAGGCGGCGGAAGAGGATGGTAATGCGGGAGTTGAGTCTGTGACGGAAGTGGTATTTGTGGTGTATTCGCTTCGGACACATCGGGTGGTGAAGCATGTACCGCTCTCTGGGGTTCCTGATTTTGGGAGTCGTGCGGGTACTTTTGATGTTAGCAAGGATTTCGTAGTCCTT AGCACGAAGAGCCCACCAACACTACATATTCTTTCGTCCGCGACATTCCGGAGGCTTCACACTATCCACTCAACGTCCCTGGAAGCGTTCACAAGGCCCCCGCGCTtacctcctcctaccccacATGGCTCAGAAATGAATGTGGATGTAGCAGGTATCAACACCGCCACAGGAGGACCTCCCAGCGTGCATGCAGACGCAGCAACCGGAAAGTCCAGAACAGGCGCCTTTTCATCGGGCCTCTCATTGTCCATTGCCTCGAACGCGCTGTATGCTCCTGGGAGCCGCAGTAGCACGCCTGCTTCTGTCAATCCTAGTGGAAATGCTGAGCAAGCTGATGGATCAGCCTCTGTGCCAGTAGTGTACCCCTCTCCCGTGTTTGCCCTGTCTGGAAGACTCCTGGCGTATGCATCGCCCGTCCCTGGGCGCAGCACGGGGGCTAGTGGAGGAGATGCCGGCTCTATGTCTCCAGGGGGTGTTGGTGGCGTCGGCTCGTCCCCTTCTCCGTCATCCTTCCTCGGTGTCGGTACCGGTATCACTTCAGGTATTAGCAAAGCCTCTCGCAGGctctcgtcatcgtcatcagcgTCTGTACACTCGAACGCACCGTCCAGcgcgtcatcgtcgtccgcGCCCTTCGGGTTAAGCGCTATAAGTGGGATTGGGGCAAGTATCCCGCGCACACAGGCGGAGGTGGGGCATGCTGCGCTGAGGGTCGGAGAGAGCGTGGTGAGTGGTATGCGGTTTTTGGGTGGTATGGCGGTGGATGCTGCGCGTAGCCGGGTGGGCGCTGGCGTGGGAGGTGGTGTGCCAGTCAGGCAGGGTACACCTGTTGGTGCAGGGCGGGCGGGCGGAAGTGTTAGTGGAGGAGGGAATGGGAGGTACATCTCGAGAAGTGCACCGGATAATGcggaggatgtggatgatTCTGCGGCTGCGCAAGCTTTGCGTGAGCGCAGGTACTCCGCCAACGCGCCAGCCGCTGTTGGAAGTGTTCCGTCGTTCTCGTCGTATGTCAGTTCGCATGCCGTCGCACCACATACGACGGGCGTGGTTGAACATGGGCATTATGTGACGGTGCTGGATTTAGCACCGCTCCTGGACTCCAACTCTAGCGGGGTAGATGGATCTGGACTCGATCTGGAGAGCACTGTGAAGAACATACACGACGTCGACGTTGTCTATAATGACGAACTTGTCGACGACATGCGCCCAATCCGGACCCCTATGAAGATCGATGAATTCAATGCGTCGCGCAGCCAGCCCGTTGCAGGTCTCTGCTTCGCGCAAGATGGGACAAGCGTGGGCGTGATCACGCGCGACGGGCACCGTGTCAAAGTATTCAGGCTCCGCCCCGTGCCGTCCGTCGTGCGTCTAGGAGAAAGGAACACATCGTCAGAATTGGTGGAGGAAACTGGTTTGCAGGAGACACCACATGGCCCGCGTGCTGCGCAGGTGTATGACTTGTATCGCGGACGCACGTCTGCTGTGGTGGAGGGTGTGTATTGGGCGAAAGACGGCAGGTGGGTTGCGGTTGGTACTCGAAATAGGACTGTTCATGTGTTCGCGACGAACCCCTACGGCGGAGAGACTGATTTACGAAGCCACATGGAGGGGAGGGTTAGAAATGTGGATGTGATT CCGCTCGTCATGCTTCTCGATCCGCCCTACACTACAGTACCGCCATCCATCAAATAA
- a CDS encoding Isochorismatase domain-containing protein 2A, with product MLLPESTLFFLCDVQTKFKPAIHGYQHVVATAGKMITLATLLEIPVICTTQNAKALGPTDPAIDLQSLGPLLLGTFDKTLFSMVVPEVQDILASRQVSSIVIFGIESHVCVLQTVLSLLSLGKYTVYIVADGVSSCNSFEVPIALDRMRTEGAKIGTSESIAFQLMRDASSPKFKAFSKFIKEVKESTKVSGTALLQGRVSPSPSRDAEVASGGVVIKSAM from the exons ATGCTCCTACCAGAGTCtaccctcttcttcctctgcgatGTCCAGACCAAATTCA AGCCAGCTATACATGGCTATCAGCATGTTGTCGCCACCGCAGGCAAGATGATCACCCTTGCAACA TTGCTCGAAATTCCCGTCATATGTACTACCCAGAACGCCAAAG CGCTCGGTCCTACAGATCCCGCCATCGACCTCCAGTCTCTCGGGCCTCTTTTGCTCGGCACCTTTGACAAGACTCTCTTTTCTATGGTCGTCCCAGAGGTTCAGGACATCTTAGCGTCGCGTCAGGTCTCATCTATCGTCATCTTCGGCATCGAA TCCCACGTTTGTGTTCTCCAGACGGTCCTGTCTCTTCTCTCCCTTGGAAAATATACCGTATACATCGTCGCCGATGGCGTATCGTCTTGCAACTCTTTCGAGGTTCCCATAGCACTCGACCGCATGCGCACAGAAGGTGCCAAAATAGGCACCAGTGAAAGCATTGCTTTCCAGCTCATGCGCGATGCTTCATCGCCCAAGTTTAAAGCCTTCAGCAAATTCATCAAAGAAGTCAAAGAATCTACTAAAGTTTCAGGCACAGCCCTCCTGCAAGGACGTGTCTCACCGAGCCCTAGTCGGGATGCAGAAGTCGCCAGCGGTGGAGTCGTTATCAAGAGTGCTATGTAG
- a CDS encoding Cytochrome c oxidase subunit NDUFA4 has product MPSPTPNLRRSLMKNWFAVEAIPIYVIIGGVLVGASWYVARLATGPTIIWTKNNPTPWNTIKPDEGTKLMSVNQKFEKSWSRDKL; this is encoded by the exons ATGCCTTCTCCTACGCCTAACCTGCGCAGATCTCTTATGAAAAACTGGTTTGCCGTTGAG GCCATCCCGAT CTATGTTATCATCGGGGGAGTCTTAGTCGGAGCCTCTTGGTATGTGGCCCGTCTGGCTACTGGTCCTACCA TCATCTGGACCAAGAACAACCCTACCCCCTGGAACACCATCAAACCGGATGAGGGCACCAAGCTGATGTCTGTTAACCAGAAGTTCGAGAAGAG CTGGAGCCGCGACAAGCTTTAA
- a CDS encoding D-arabinose 1-dehydrogenase, translating into MATFRTFDGLPEDGEEDWPIAGPLIPSLGGSMDLPAIVYGAGTFSNQYNPDDHLSGALPLRSVRLALRYGIRAFDTSAYYGPSEIVLGDALHALREEFPRSSYKLMTKCGRYGVQTFDYSPATIRKSVLRSLERLKTDYLDTVYLHDVEFVCTPIAPRITGNHTVALREEAAAYGLAKGDEAKVQGEGDQKILDAFHELQLMKKEGLIKNIGMTGFPLPTLLRLSILILHTAPFEPLDVLLSYSHLCLQNASFLEFIPHFYERAKVGQLLAASPLSMGLLTPSPPSWHPAPPKLREAVINSGKTWQGDYVNLAVGFSIRQTGSAEKPLPLVIGFSSPREVHEAVKVWREIQDGAEERIQGENRARNVYNELGYLDWSWASP; encoded by the exons ATGGCTACATTCAGGACTTTTGATGGCTTGCCAGAGGACGGAGAAGAGGACTGGCCTATTGCTGGACCGCTCATT CCTTCTTTAGGTGGTTCGATGGATTTGCCCGCTATCGTCTATGGGGCAGGCACATTTTCAAATCAATATAATCCAGACGATCATCTTTCTGGTGCTTTGCCCTTGCGTTCTGTCAGACTTGCGCTTCG ATATGGCATAAGGGCTTTTGACACCTCGGCATATTATGGCCCTTCGGAAATCGTTTTGGGTGATGCACTGCACGCCCTCCGAGAAGAATTTCCTAGATCATCTTATAAATTG ATGACCAAATGTGGTCGTTACGGTGTCCAGACTTTCGACTATTCACCTGCTACGATCCGCAAAAGTGTTTTACGCAGTTTAGAAAGACTGAAAACGGATTATCTCGACACGGTTTACTTGCACGATGTCGAATTTGTCTGCACCCCTATTGCGCCTCGCATTACGGGCAACCACACCGTCGCATTGCGAGAAGAGGCTGCGGCGTATGGGTTAGCCAAAGGAGACGAGGCTAAGGtacaaggagaaggagaccaaaaaatTCTGGATGCGTTCCATGAGCTACAATTAATGAAGAAGGAAGGGTTGATCAAGAACATAGGCATGACGG GCTTTCCTCTCCCAACACTGCTGAGACTGTCAATTTTGATCCTACACACGGCGCCATTTGAACCTTTGGACGTGTTGCTATCATACTCGCATTTGTGCTTACAAAATGCGAGCTTTTTAGAGTTCATTCCACACTTCTACGAACGCGCGAAGGTTGGACAGCTTCTAGCAGCATCGCCTTTGAGCATGGGTCTTCTTACACCTTCACCGCCTTCGTGGCATCCTGCCCCTCCAAAATTACGGGAAGCCGTGATTAACTCTGGAAAAACATGGCAGGGAGACTATGTCAACTTGGCGGTTGGCTTCTCTATTCGCCAAACTGGATCTGCAGAAAAACCGTTACCGTTGGTAATCGGATTTAGTTCTCCTCGTGAGGTTCACGAAGCCGTGAAGGTATGGAGAGAAATTCAAGATGGAGCCGAAGAAAGAATACAAGGAGAAAATAGAGCACGCAATGTGTATAATGAATTGGGATATTTGGATTGGTCGTGGGCCTCTCCGTAA
- a CDS encoding AP-3 complex subunit mu-1, translating to MGVDGLIFLDNNGRPIIQSGFRSTTPAYPLLHIDAVNNAISKAPRPEDVDPVVHVSAYNIDDSPGACCHVQCADMRILCPISGNGKTLMSYINVAGANINTTINSGSGLGAAGGAFSSPIPWRKAGLRYASNEIYFDMVEKLKAVVNRNGVSLASTVVGKIETNSRLSGTPDCLLSFTNPQVLADCAFHPCIRLNRWSRDKTFSFVPPDGKFILAEYRYSPNPSTSATGSSAPPTVRDNVPIPFVLKPNFDIEDQTVSFDVTLTSRLNGRSLENLVIELNLGEGASGIKCVAGRGTGGLGRGGIGAMDVVGGSSGASWAFDSRKKVLKWEIINVPPSSSWNLRGSFSTPIVPRPSHALQVKFEIQSYTFSSLKVEQLKIIGETYKPYKGVRGRSIGDVEWRW from the exons ATGGGTGTAGACGGACTCATATTCCTGGACAACAACGG ACGGCCTATCATTCAGTCGGGATTTCGTTCGACCACTCCAGCttaccccctcctccacatTGATGCAGTGAATAACGCGATTTCAAAGGCTCCTCGACCCGAAGACGTTGATCCAGTTGTCCACGTATCTGCGTACAACATTGATGACTCTCCCGGTGCTTGTTGCCATGTCCAGTGCGCGGACATGAGAATCCTCTGTCCCATTAGCGGAAATG GGAAAACTTTGATGTCGTATATCAA TGTTGCTGGCGCGAATATAAACACGACGATTAACTCTGGCTCTGGCCTCggtgctgctggtggtgcATTTTCGTCACCCATACCATGGCGTAAAGCTGGCCTGAGATACGCCTCTAACGAGATATACTTTGATATGGTTGAAAAGTTAAAAGCTGTCGTTAATCG GAACGGTGTCTCTCTCGCTAGTACCGTCGTAGGCAAGATAGAAACAAATTCTAGACTATCTG GAACACCTGATTGTCTCCTATCGTTTACAAACCCTCAAGTCCTTGCCGATTGTGCATTCCATCCATGTATTCG CCTTAACAGATGGTCCAGGGATAAAACATTTTCGTTTGTTCCTCCGGATGGGAAGTTCATACTTGCAGAATACCGATACTCACCAAATCCCTCCACATCAGCTACTGGGTCATCAGCTCCTCCTACCGTCAGGGATAACGTTCCTATACCATTCGTACTGAAACCTAACTTTGATATCGAGGACCAAACCG TTTCTTTTGACGTAACGTTGACCTCCCGGTTAAATGGGCGGTCTTTAGAAAATCTTGTTATCGAATTGAATTTAGGAGAAGGAGCTTCGGGTATTAAATGCGTAGCTGGTCGGGGAACGGGTGGCCTGGGTCGTGGAGGTATCGGGGCAATGGACGTCGTTGGTGGAAGTAGTGGAGCATCGTGGGCGTTTGATTCTCGAAAGAAG GTGTTGAAATGGGAGATCATCAATGTTCCACCTTCGAGCAGTTGGAATCTTCGAGGATCATTCTCTACCCC CATTGTTCCTCGACCATCGCATGCGTTGCAAGTGAAATTCGAGATACAGTCGTACACATTCTCCTCATTGAAAGTTGAACAACTCAAAATCATCGGCGAAACCTACAAGCCATACAAGGGAGTTAGGGGTAGATCTATTGGCGATGTTGAATGGCGATGGTAA
- a CDS encoding Heat shock protein sti1-like protein (Heat shock protein sti1 homolog): MSDANALKDLGNKAFAAKDYDKAIDLFTQAIALDPKNHVLWSNRSAAKVGKKQYADALADADECIKVNPSWSKGYARKGAALHGARRYDDAIAAYEEGLKLEDSPALRKGLQEVQDAKANAGADEGLGLGKMFSDPNLFGKLAANPRTAKHLADPSFVQKINMIQQNPRLADSALQDPRMIDVLGALMGIDLQATTRPEGSDEMPEGFQKPQATPSSPPPPKASSSKPTQPTPPPPAPAQEDVEMEEDDDEARAKKESEAAKAAGNAAYKQRQFDEAIKNFQLAWDTWPKDLTYLTNLGAAYFEKGDFDKTIETCEKAVESGREIRADYKLIAKALGRLGSAYQKKGDLDSAIKYYQKSLTEHRTPDILNKLREVERQKAEADRQAYIDPEKSAVAREEGNVKFKAGDFAGAVKDYTESIKRDPADARGYNNRAAAYMKLAALPEALKDANEAIKVDPKFVKAYIRKSNILHGMREYTKALEAIQEASEIDTEHQHTKEISQVDLKIQQALYSQRGEESQEQTLERAMRDPEVAGIMNDPVMQQILQQAQSDPQALQDHMKNPVVRSKIQKLVNAGIIRTR, translated from the exons ATGTCCGAC GCAAACGCACTAAAGGATCTCGGCAATAAAGCCTTTGCCGCCAAAGATTACGATAAAGCCATCGATTTGTTTACACAGGCTATTGCTCTCGACCCCAAAAACCATGTCCTTTGGTCTAACCGAAGTGCAGCCAAGGTTGGCAAGAAGCAATATGCCGATGCCCTTGCAGATGCCGATGAG TGCATTAAAGTGAACCCTTCATGGTCAAAGGGTTATGCGCGTAAAGGCGCCGCGCTGCACGGTGCAAGACGATATGACGATGCGATCGCTGCCTACGAGGAGGGCCTAAAATTGGAGGATAGCCCTGCCCTCAGAAAGGGATTGCAAGAGGTTCAGGATGCCAAAG CCAACGCTGGCGCTGATGAAGGCCTTGGTCTCGGGAAAATGTTCTCAGATCCTAATCTCTTCGGAAAACTCGCTGCCAACCCCCGCACAGCTAAGCATTTGGCTGATCCATCCTTCGTACAAAAG ATAAATATGATTCAACAGAATCCTCGTCTGGCTGACTC AGCATTGCAAGATCCTAGAATGATTGATGTCCTTGGAGCATTGATGGGTATTGACCTCCAGGCAACAACTCGGCCGGAAGGCTCAGATGAAATGCCCGAGGGATTCCAAAAACCACAGGCCACTCCTTCTTCACCCCCTCCCCCTAAAGCCTCGTCATCAAAGCCAACTCAGCCAACcccgcctcctcctgctcctgctcaggaagatgttgaaatggaggaagatgatgatgaagctcGCGCCAAGAAGGAATCTGAAGCTGCCAAAGCCGCTGGTAATGCTGCGTACAAGCAGAGACAATTTGACGAAGCCATCAAAAACTTCCAGCTTGCCTGGGACACTTGGCCGAAGGATCTCACGTATCTTACCAACCTTGGTG CCGCATACTTCGAGAAGGGCGATTTCGACAAAACTATTGAGACTTGTGAAAAGGCCGTGGAATCTGGTCGTGAA ATCCGTGCCGATTACAAACTCATCGCGAAGGCTCTTGGTCGCCTAGGATCTGCCTACCAGAAGAAGGGTGATCTTGACTCTGCCATCAAGTACTATCAAAAATCATTGACTGAACACCGAACACCTGACATCCTCAACAAGCTACGTGAAGTCGAGCGACAAAAGGCAGAAGCCGACCGCCAAGCATATATCGATCCTGAGAAGAGTGCTGTCGCTCGTGAAGAGGGTAATGTGAAGTTTAAGGCTGGCGACTTTGCTGGTGCCGTCAAGGATTACACAGAGAGTATCAAACGCGATCCAGCTGATGCTAGAGGGTACAACAACAGAGCTGCTGCTTACATGAAGCTTGCGGCTCTTCCGGAGGCGTTGAAAGACGCCAATGAGGCCATCAAAGTGGACCCCAAATTcg TCAAAGCATACATTCGCAAATCAAACATCCTCCATGGAATGCGTGAATACACGAAGGCTCTTGAGGCCATTCAAGAAGCCAGTGAAATCGACACGGAACACCAGCATACAAAGGAAATCTCTCAGGTTGATCTCAAAATTCAACAGGCGCTGTACAGCCAACGTGGCGAGGAGTCACAGGAACAGACGCTGGAAAGGGCTATGCGGGACCCCGAAGTTGCA GGTATCATGAACGACCCCGTTATGCAACAGATCCTGCAACAAGCGCAATCCGATCCACAGGCTCTGCAGGACCACATGAAGAACCCTGTCGTACGTTCCAAGATTCAAAAATTGGTAAACGCTGGCATTATCAGGACAAGATAA